A region of Natranaerobius trueperi DNA encodes the following proteins:
- a CDS encoding winged helix-turn-helix transcriptional regulator, protein PTASQRELAKLLNISPSYVNKLLKQIGNS, encoded by the coding sequence CCTACGGCTTCTCAGAGGGAACTTGCTAAACTATTAAATATATCACCTAGCTATGTAAATAAACTGCTCAAACAAATTGGAAATTCCTAG